Proteins found in one Methylophilaceae bacterium genomic segment:
- a CDS encoding DUF883 domain-containing protein codes for MANNDKKLIKDIKIVIADIELVLNDIKDKTANEFTEINTTLVEKLALAKEKLIDSEQDLLNKEQIAVEMTDAYARRNTWKLVMIAALIGYLIGYTVH; via the coding sequence ATGGCAAATAATGACAAGAAGTTAATTAAAGACATCAAAATTGTGATAGCAGATATTGAATTAGTCTTGAATGATATTAAGGATAAAACAGCAAACGAGTTTACAGAAATCAATACGACGTTAGTAGAAAAGCTAGCGCTAGCGAAAGAAAAGCTGATTGATTCAGAACAAGACCTGTTAAATAAAGAACAAATTGCTGTAGAAATGACAGATGCTTATGCGCGCAGAAATACATGGAAGTTGGTGATGATAGCCGCGCTAATAGGTTATTTAATTGGGTATACCGTCCATTAA
- a CDS encoding universal stress protein encodes MPKVQYSIHCIVAATDFSANGDLAVMRAAHIAQQHGQALHLLHVVHPLDIYPELMLTFDAHLKDYERLKKANGLASLDELAIKIRKDFDIKVKTATRIGRTHVQIAEYVESVGADLLVVGFHGEQNVLDAIIGSTAFRLLRLAPCSLLIVRNGDIVPYQQVLTAVDFTIGASAVPRMACAVATTAPIEALHVFDLKQETLSRKAGISHTEVQHYRDKATEYAEDTLAKLVAELNEKRISSKVMYGYLPETICDRATEINADLVVLGKKGKSSLQEFVLGSVSKTVASMVSCDVLLT; translated from the coding sequence ATGCCTAAAGTGCAATATTCTATTCACTGCATTGTTGCTGCCACCGACTTTTCTGCCAATGGCGATTTGGCTGTGATGAGAGCGGCACATATTGCGCAACAACATGGGCAAGCCTTACATTTATTGCATGTTGTTCACCCATTAGATATCTATCCAGAATTAATGCTTACCTTTGATGCCCATTTAAAAGATTATGAACGGTTAAAAAAAGCAAATGGATTGGCAAGTCTTGATGAGTTGGCTATAAAAATTCGAAAAGACTTTGATATCAAAGTAAAGACAGCAACCCGTATTGGCCGCACGCATGTGCAAATTGCTGAGTATGTTGAATCTGTAGGTGCTGATCTACTTGTTGTTGGCTTTCATGGTGAACAAAACGTATTGGATGCCATCATCGGTTCGACAGCATTTAGATTGTTACGTTTAGCGCCTTGTTCGCTATTGATTGTGAGAAACGGCGATATAGTTCCTTATCAACAAGTACTCACTGCAGTTGATTTTACCATTGGCGCCAGTGCTGTCCCCAGAATGGCTTGTGCCGTTGCTACCACAGCCCCAATTGAAGCGTTACATGTTTTTGATTTGAAGCAAGAGACACTTAGCCGCAAGGCAGGAATTAGTCATACAGAGGTGCAACATTACCGTGACAAGGCAACAGAATACGCAGAGGACACACTTGCTAAGCTAGTAGCTGAATTAAATGAAAAGCGCATTTCTAGCAAGGTAATGTATGGTTATCTACCAGAAACTATTTGCGATCGTGCAACAGAGATCAACGCTGATTTGGTGGTACTAGGTAAAAAAGGCAAAAGCAGTCTACAGGAGTTTGTATTAGGTAGCGTGAGTAAGACTGTTGCCAGCATGGTTTCATGT
- a CDS encoding universal stress protein, translating to MYKRILCPIDGSVTSNRGLQEAIHLAKNQHAKLRFIHVIDNYVPIMEAEDGLMAVNVSAELKKNATNVINNATLMANSAGVEADAVIAEIFGGRPAKEMIKQAESWPADIIVMGTHGLRGFSRIILGSDAEHVVQASAVPVMLVNAGEHVSKR from the coding sequence ATGTACAAACGCATTTTGTGTCCAATTGATGGTAGTGTGACATCAAACAGAGGCTTGCAAGAGGCCATCCATTTAGCAAAAAATCAGCATGCCAAGCTCAGATTTATCCATGTCATTGATAACTATGTGCCGATTATGGAGGCAGAGGATGGTTTAATGGCAGTTAACGTCTCTGCAGAATTAAAAAAAAATGCAACCAATGTGATTAACAACGCAACGCTCATGGCTAATAGTGCTGGAGTAGAAGCTGACGCTGTAATTGCTGAAATATTTGGTGGTCGTCCTGCAAAAGAAATGATTAAACAAGCAGAAAGCTGGCCTGCGGATATTATTGTAATGGGCACACATGGACTGCGTGGGTTTAGTCGAATCATTTTAGGTAGTGATGCTGAACATGTTGTGCAGGCAAGTGCTGTGCCTGTGATGTTGGTGAATGCAGGAGAACACGTAAGCAAACGCTAA